One genomic segment of Cololabis saira isolate AMF1-May2022 chromosome 22, fColSai1.1, whole genome shotgun sequence includes these proteins:
- the sox32 gene encoding SRY-box transcription factor 32 → MRFSHDHAQLQLCADMFEEPCCSSPRPSSPMSVNSDSSCTSPEAKSASAQQRVRRPLNAFIIWTKEERRRLAQLNPDLENTDLSKILGKTWKAMSLAEKRPYMQEAERLRVQHTIDYPNYKYRPRRRKHLKKSSKPQISEASPLCSPGFSVPYNLSYLFHNQQQNSSYFPHSPPHSSYSNPTVFPDPSSAADAFSNNPGMYSNPPAYHAEPQVCFGSQYRLTHCGFSNCGGPLVEQREPRGYGGPQCPPGPSLEFYLEQVQLDMLYDLDRSEFEQYLGPNHRPESVDPSSHRGGYPVS, encoded by the exons ATGCGTTTCAGCCACGACCACGCTCAGCTCCAGCTGTGCGCAGACATGTTCGAGGAGCCGTGCTGCTCCAGCCCCAGGCCCTCCAGCCCCATGTCCGTGAACTCGGACTCCAGCTGCACCAGCCCCGAGGCCAAGTCGGCCTCTGCCCAGCAGAGGGTCCGCAGGCCCCTCAACGCCTTCATCATCTGGACCAAGGAGGAGCGCAGGAGGCTGGCACAGCTCAACCCAGACCTGGAGAACACCGACCTGAGCAAGATACTCG GAAAAACCTGGAAGGCCATGTCTTTGGCTGAGAAGCGCCCATACATGCAGGAGGCAGAACGTCTCAGGGTCCAGCACACCATCGACTACCCCAACTACAAATACAGGCCCCGCCGGAGGAAGCACCTGAAAAAGAGCTCAAAACCTCAGATTTCAGAGGCCTCTCCGCTCTGCAGCCCAGGCTTCAGCGTGCCCTACAACCTCAGCTACCTGTTCCACAACCAGCAGCAGAACTCATCTTATTTCCCACACAGCCCTCCCCACAGCAGCTACTCCAACCCCACAGTTTTCCCAGACCCATCCTCAGCAGCAGATGCTTTCTCAAACAACCCTGGCATGTACTCCAACCCTCCAGCGTACCACGCAGAGCCTCAGGTGTGTTTCGGCTCCCAGTACCGACTCACACATTGTGGTTTCTCCAACTGTGGAGGGCCTCTTGTGGAACAGAGGGAGCCCAGAGGCTACGGGGGCCCGCAGTGCCCTCCCGGGCCGTCCCTGGAGTTTTACTTAGAGCAGGTTCAGCTGGACATGCTCTACGATCTGGACCGAAGTGAGTTTGAACAGTATTTGGGCCCGAATCACAGGCCCGAATCAGTAGACCCCAGCAGCCACAGAGGGGGTTATCCCGTGTCATAA
- the mrpl15 gene encoding large ribosomal subunit protein uL15m, translating to MSFPKKPGAKALDVLQTLPRITLANLRPEPGARTAEKKRGRGQHGGNKSGRGHKGERQRGTRPRLGFEGGQTPFYLVIPKYGFNEGHSRRPQYPPLTLKRLQYLIDLGRVDPTQPIDLTQLVNARGVTVQPFKRDYGIQLVDEGADIFAAKVNIEVQRASEGAIAAIERNGGVITTSFYDPLSLGILIKPVPFFMRGQPIPKRMLPGEDMVPYYTAAENRGYLADPEKVQQARLTLAQKYGYVLPDISVDELYQMLATRKDVRQIFFGLSPGWVVNMPEKKILKPTDDKLLKYYSS from the exons ATGTCTTTCCCTAAAAAACCAGGCGCTAAGGCGTTAGATGTTTTACAGACTCTGCCGCGAATAACTTTAGCAAACTTGCGACCTGAACCCGGAGCGAGGACGGCG GAGAAGAAGAGGGGCAGAGGACAGCATGGTGGCAACAAAAGCGGCCGAGGTCACAAAGGAGAGCGACAGAGAGGGACCCGACCCCGGCTCGGGTTTGAGGGGGGACAGACCCCTTTTTATCTGGTTATCCCTAAATATGGCTTCAACGAAGGACACAG TCGGCGTCCACAGTACCCGCCTCTGACCCTGAAGCGACTGCAGTACTTGATCGATTTGGGGCGAGTTGATCCAACCCAGCCCATTGATCTGACCCAGCTGGTCAATGCCAGAGGAGTGACTGTACAGCCCTTCAAGAGGGACTATGGAATCCAACTTGTTGATGAG GgtgctgacatttttgctgccAAAGTCAACATTGAGGTTCAGAGAGCATCCGAAGGAGCAATAGCTGCTATTGAACGGAACGGTGGCGTCATCACCACCAGCTTCTACGACCCTTTAAGTCTTG GAATCCTCATCAAGCCTGTCCCGTTCTTCATGCGCGGGCAGCCGATCCCGAAGCGCATGCTGCCCGGGGAGGATATGGTCCCCTATTACACAGCTGCTGAAAACCGGGGTTACTTAGCAGATCCGGAAAAAGTCCAGCAGGCCCGGCTCACCCTGGCACAGAAGTATGGATATGTGCTGCCAGATATTTCAGTGGATGAACTGTATCAAATGCTTGCCACGAGGAAGGATGTTCGACAGATCTTCTTTGGCCTCTCTCCAGGCTGGGTCGTTAACATGCCAGAGAAGAAGATTCTCAAACCAACCGATGACAAACTGCTGAAATATTACAGTTCCTAG
- the LOC133423201 gene encoding acyl-protein thioesterase 1-like produces MCGNNMSAPLPAIVPAARKATAAVIFLHGLGDTGHGWAEGFAGIRIPHVKYICPHAPTMPVSLNMRMSMPSWFDIYGLSPDSDEDESGIKRASENLKALIDQEVKNGIPSHRIMLGGFSQGGALSLYTALTTQQKLAGVVALSCWLPLRKSFPQAAVNGANKDMHVLQCHGDADPLVPLLFGSQTAEKMKTLINPANITFKTYRGLPHSACPEEMVDIKRFIEKQLPAITEV; encoded by the exons ATGTGCGGCAACAACATGTCAGCTCCCTTACCTGCCATCGTGCCTGCTGCCCGCAAAGCCACCGCGGCG GTCATATTCCTGCACGGCCTTGGTGACACTGG GCATGGCTGGGCAGAGGGCTTTGCAGGCATCAGAATACCACATGTGAAGTATATATGTCCACATGC CCCTACCATGCCAGTTTCTTTAAACATGAGGATGTCCATGCCTTCCTG GTTTGATATCTATGGACTGAGCCCAGATTCAGATGAAGACGAGTCTGGTATCAAGAGAGCATCAGAGAATC TTAAAGCCCTGATCGATCAAGAAGTGAAGAATGGGATACCATCACACAGGATCATGCTGGGTGGATTTTCACAG GGTGGAGCGCTGTCTCTTTACACGGCCCTAACTACTCAGCAGAAGCTTGCCGGCGTGGTTGCTCTAAGCTGCTGGCTTCCCCTTCGCAAATCTTTCCCTCag GCGGCTGTCAACGGTGCTAACAAGGACATGCACGTGCTGCAGTGTCACGGCGATGCCGACCCCCTGGTCCCGTTATTATTTGGCAGCCAGACGGCAGAGAAGATGAAAACCTTAATCAATCCTGCCAACATCACCTTCAAGACATATCGAGGTCTACCTCATAGTGCCTGTCCAGAG gAAATGGTGGATATAAAGCGATTCATAGAGAAGCAACTTCCTGCCATTACTGAGGTGTAA